The Patescibacteria group bacterium sequence TCAAGGCTTTAGTTTTGGTGATTACTTACAATAAAACAGCCGCTAGCGGTTGTTTTATTGTTTTGTCTTTACATTGACTAATTCCTTTTTTTGGGGCAAAATATAGGATATGCGCTTAGTTAGAAATTCTAATATTCTTTCTAATGAGGTGTATAAATTTGTAAATATTAATCTCTAATGAGGTGCAAAAGACAGTTTTAATCACCGGTGGAGCTGGTTTTATAGGCTCTCATTTATGCGACTATTTTATAAATCAAGGGCACCAAGTAATTTGTGTTGATTCTTTTTTTTCTGGCAAAAAAGAAAATATTGTTCATCTTTTAGCTAACAAAAATTTTAAACTTATTAGACATAATATTATAGAAGCTATAAGAGAAAAATTTGATAGTCTTGATGAGGTCTATAATCTAGCTTGTCCAGCTAGCCCGGTGCAATATCAGTTTGACCCAATTCTTACTATGCGTACTTCAGTTGATGGAACACGCAATATGCTGGATCTGGCTAGAAAGTATAATGCCAAGTTTTTACAATTTTCTACTTCAGAAGTTTATGGTGATCCACTAGAGCATCCACAAAAAGAAGAATATTTTGGTAACGTTGATCCACTTGGTAAGCGCTCCTGCTATGATGAAGGTAAACGGGCTGCCGAGTCGCTTTGTAAAGATTATCACGAACAATATGGAGTGGATGCTAGGATTATCAGGCTCTTTAATGTTTATGGTCCACGTATGATGTTTAATGACGGCAGAGTCATATCAAATTTTATTTTGCAGGCGGCACTTGGTGAAGATATCACTGTACATGGTACTGGTCATCAGTCCAGAAGTTTTATGTATATTGATGATCTGATAGTAGCGGTTGACAGGCTTATGGTGTTGCCACAAGAGAGACTGGGTTTTATGCCAATCAATCTTGGTAATCCAGATGAAAGGACGATTGAAAGTTTGGCACAAAGTGTCAAAGATGCGGCTGGTAGTATTAGTAATATTGTTTATATAAATTATGATAGTATTCCGGAGCGTTGGGGTGACCCCCAAAAAAGATGTCCGGACATCAGTCGGGCTAAAAAATTGCTTGATTGGGAACCGCAAATTGATTTTGATGAGGGTCTTAGTAAAACCATAGTAGATTTTAAGAGCCGCTTGGGCAATCAGACAAAAGTAGTGGCTTTTGCAACTAGTTATTATCCGGTAGAAGGACCGGTTGAAAAAGCTGTAAAAAATATTACGGATGACCTTTTGGGTTATGAGGTAGATATGCTCGTTGCCAAAATGAAACCGGGTATAAAAAATGAAGAAAAGATAGGCAATGTAAATGTCTACAGAATTGGACTGGGTAATAATTTTGATAAATATCTTTTTCCTTTTATTGCGCCATTTCGAGCAATAAAATTACATAAAAAAAGAGACTACCAAGCGGCTTGGGGTATTATGGCCAGCTATGGATCATTGGCGGCTGTAATATTTTCTATTTTATCAAATCGAG is a genomic window containing:
- a CDS encoding GDP-mannose 4,6-dehydratase, producing the protein MQKTVLITGGAGFIGSHLCDYFINQGHQVICVDSFFSGKKENIVHLLANKNFKLIRHNIIEAIREKFDSLDEVYNLACPASPVQYQFDPILTMRTSVDGTRNMLDLARKYNAKFLQFSTSEVYGDPLEHPQKEEYFGNVDPLGKRSCYDEGKRAAESLCKDYHEQYGVDARIIRLFNVYGPRMMFNDGRVISNFILQAALGEDITVHGTGHQSRSFMYIDDLIVAVDRLMVLPQERLGFMPINLGNPDERTIESLAQSVKDAAGSISNIVYINYDSIPERWGDPQKRCPDISRAKKLLDWEPQIDFDEGLSKTIVDFKSRLGNQTKVVAFATSYYPVEGPVEKAVKNITDDLLGYEVDMLVAKMKPGIKNEEKIGNVNVYRIGLGNNFDKYLFPFIAPFRAIKLHKKRDYQAAWGIMASYGSLAAVIFSILSNRALLVSLYEGTIKDERALKRRVLKPFYRLIFKRAHYMQVVGELSQQQLAWLEDDSTTEGVDMEKGWEYVAKKTKEKFQELEILSSRL